The sequence ggtatcactgtgctcaattggcctgccaactctcctgacctgaaccccatagagaatctgtgggatattgtgaagagaacgttgagagactcaagacccaacactctggatgagctaaaggccgctatcgaagcatcctgggcctccataagacctcagcagtgtcacaggctgattgcctccatgccacgccgcattgaagcagtcatttctgcaaaaggattcccgaccaagtattgagtgcataactgtacatgattatttgaaggttgacgttttttgtattaaaaacacttttcttttattggtcggatgaaatatgctaattttgtgagataggaattttgggtttttatgagctgtatgccaaaatcatccgtattaagacaataaaagacctgaaatatttcagttagtgtgcaatgaatctaaaatatatgaatgttaaattttcatcatgacattatgaaaaataatgaactttatcacaatatgctaatattttgagaaggacctgtatgttgatTAAAGTACCATTGATGGTACTTAGGCTCCCTCTGGTGGTACGCGGAAGACattttggtatttgtttggtAAGTCCGAACAGGTTAAATACTaatgcaatgtttttatttacctaTGAAATTTAAAATTGGATCTGGGAATGACGTCGAACCCCAGTTAACCCCGTTTCTGTTCTAATAATGCAGTCGGAGCTTAGATCCGGCAATGACTTCATACCATACTAGTTAAGCACATTCTAGCTACAAGTCGGAAAACCGGCAGGGTTTCCTATTATTTTCCATCTCTCATTCTTTTTGATGTGTTCAAACACTAAAAGGAAGATGTTCAATAATAGATGCAATACAGTAATGTGTGTACCAAAAGCTTATTGAGACAAACCATCAGAAAATGTGGATAAATTGCTGCAGTTTATATCTGCAGCTATGTTTTACATTCAAGGCAGTTTTAGTGAAGCCTGAGCTCAGGGCTGCTTCACAACCGACATCAGGTGATGTTCTGACTGTAATCCTGACAGGGAATGCAGAAAACTTGACTTCCAGGTACAAACAGAATGCACCATAACATGACGTTTCTCTgtattttgtacttttaaacACTCTCCTAACATGTCACTAAGGAAGGGTGTATTCAACAGTTTGTGAATGCGATGTttcaaataaacaatttttaacCACAATTACCGTCAGGTTTTATACATGCAAGGCATACTGGATTGGAGGAACCCACACAGAATAGTCTCTCCTATGGAGCTTCCTCCTAATTTTTCCAACAAGAAATTTTCAAGTTTCAATTtctgagtaaaaataaaaaataaaaatcaaaccgCATTATTCAATCCATCAGacatttttgttagttttgttttaatgacaaaacacaataaatttaaaatgtctgttgTGATGGTGGTGCTTTGAAAACTTTGTATTCATTAAGGCGAGACTTGCTATGAAAGGTTTTAGAAGCAACaataaaagcatattcatgcgttagaatggcatagtcaaagtccagtacTGAGTTGGTCCATAAcctaaaatctcaataaaatagttAGAAAAATGATgataaagtttgtggttatcaGGTATGgggtgtatatatatttttccaagACTCTGCACATAGGAATAAAACAAGTGACTACATTAGATAAGATAATCTAATTTAAGAGGTAGCTTATGTTCTCCTGTTTTACCCATATCTGCTCTAATATGAGTTCAGTCCCCTTGACAAGAGTTAAACGTTTCTTGTGCTGACTAATGTCTCTAAAATACAGGTGATAATAACATCTTCCATCTGCTGCCTGCTGAGAAACTGACCGTGGATTCTGGCAAAGTTCTTGACGATGATGGCGCGTCCCCCTAGATGTCGTGGCTCCAGGGCAGCATGCTCCCGGCTGGATCCCTCCCCATAGTTCTCATCTCCAACCACCACCCAGTTCACTCCATTGGCCTGGATGTTGAAGTGATCAGGAAAGACTTACTCTCCACCCAACCCCATGAGAACTAATAacaatttttgaaaacaaactgATTATAACCAGGCATAAAATTAATACCAGGTGACTCTACAATCTCACCTTGTAGAAGCGGGCCACATCTGGCACGCCTCCGTACTCTCCAATCAGCTGGTTTTTCACCTTGTTGACGGCGTCGTTCTCGATGTTTACGGCACCAATCAGCAGGTTGTTGGAGATGTTGTCCAGGTGCCCACGGAACTTCAGCCAGGGCCCGGCGGCGCTGATGTGGTCGGTAGTGCATTTTCCCTTCACCTATTAGCAGAAGGAAGCAGGAGGATGAGCAGGCTGTGAGGAACGGAGGATGAGGGGACAGTGAGGAATGCAACAGGCCATCTCAAGAACCAGTGCCCATCTTGTCCCTTTTGGGCTGCTGTTGTGTAGAGAAACCCTCAAAGTCTAGACTTGCTATGAGTGAAGAGCTTCAAAAAGCTACCACCGCCTATGGTTCTGGTTTAAGCAAATGGATGTTTACCTCAGTGACAACTAGGTGGGAGCTAAAAAGGTTGGGGCTGACAGGGCTGTACAAATTTTCTAACAGGAATCTTTTTATGGCATCTAACTACAAGGACCAATGCCGTGGTTCCTGTAACGTAATTCATTACTATAACCAACAGCTGCTGAGATAAATCAGGGCATTCGGCATGctggtcagaggtttacatacactcatcaggAAGAACGTATACTGTATATCCACAACCACTATTATGCCTGAACATGTTCAGCTCAACATGTTTCAGAACTTTCAACTGAACGATGCTGTATTTAAGCTGTGAACGGCAGGAGAACACTACTCATCTCAACATCACTTAATGGCAGGGAGGGGGTTGGTTTTTGAAATgcccccacatcatgatgctgccactaccgtgACTAACAGTTTGTACAGTGTTCTTAGGTGTGAAACCCTCAGACTGACTCAGCCAAATTCTCCTCCACtcattgtggccaaatagcCCAATCTTTGCCTTGTCTGACCTTCAAACCCTCCTCCAGAAGGCATTTGGATTGCCCATGTGGGCAGCTCCACAATTCAGTCCAGCTCAAAGGTTCTTTCTTTGTAACCACACTCCAATTTCACGTTGATCTTAAGCTCAATTCACTATAGATAGGGACACGGGTGTTCCAGAGTATTCTAGCTGCTTTCTCGGTTATTCTTTAACACCAACCATCTTCCTTAGATCTGAAACCAAGGAGCTTGTTGATGTGTGTATGGGTTCATAGTGTACATctatatttaaaattgtttgtaCAAGTTTAAGGCTGTGAATTAGAGAAAACTCAACAAAAAGtataaatttgtatttgttgtgTAATCTGTCCACCCTGAAAAACAGAGCTGTTCAAATATATAATTCAATGGAAATTTAGACAATTTGCCTTAAAACTGCCACAGTGTTTACTCTTCATTAGACACAAGTTCAAGCACAAACATTGGCAACAAGAATCATTAGTTTCACTCCCACCTAAAACATGAACAGCAGCAGGTGCCTGCTCTAGGTAGAGAGCCGATCTCATGCTCAAAACTGAATTCATGTAACAAGGTTAACCAAAACAAGGCACATTCACTGCTCCTGTAACAGCCAATGCACTTCTATGGCACAACTGtgaaaaattgttttctggCTTACCTTGATGAGGACCCTCATGTTCTCCAGATCTTTCCCATTCCACTTGTCAAAAGGCGTCAACAGCTCCAGACGGTTACTGGAGGGGTTCACATCTACCTGTACAGCATCAAAACAGAGGAAAAGCTATTCTTTCACCTGTACGTCCAAAAGATCATTAGGTTCACAACCTCCGGATTACCCTGGTTTTTATCAGCACACcaaatgtcttgttttcttgTTCAGCTTTCTGACCAGTGGAGCACTGATACGGTATCTGAAAACAAACCTCACCTTGACCGAGCCGCTCTCTGCAGGGGGGTGCTGGTAGGTGTCCTGGCCCGGGTCAAAGTCTCTGGATGGGAGCTCATCACCGCTGGGAGGTTGCAGCTTAAATTTCTCTCCACTGGGTGCAGTCAGATAGTCTGTCTCTGGGTTGAAGCTGAGGGTCCCGGCCAGAGCCAGAGCAGTGACGATCTATGTTGAATTCCATAGTAAAACACAATGAAACTCACATTAAGAGTACAATTTCTCCCTGTTATATAAAATTCAAGGACTCCAAAGTTGCACATTGTGGCCTGTGTAGctttctgttgtttcttttttgtgttcagCAGGATCCCTCATACCTCAGGAGAGGTTACAAAAGCATGAGTAGCTGGGTTAGCATCATTCCTGGCAGTGAAGTTCCTGTTGAAAGATGTCACTATGGTGTTCTTCTCTCCTTTCTTAACATCTCTCctgtaaaaatgatttaaaaaaaaaaacataagtgtTAGACCGATTGCATTTAAACtgccaaaaacaataaaacaacctactgacttttcattttaatataaaaaatgcatCAAGAAGTTACATTATGTTTATTAAAGATAAGAAACACTTTGTTATAAATGTCCTGTAGCACTTATCAATAGTTATTCATAGCCAAGCCAAACCTATTTAGCACTACAAATGTTTATGTCTGTCATTTTGGCATTTGAATTTTGGTTAAACTTTGGCTGCCtgaaactataaataaaaataaaagatgtaaCAATTTACCCAGGGActacaaaacatattcataccAGTTAGAAGCATAGTTCAAAAAGTtctctcatttgttttttattttaattttttttaattacatattGCACAGCAGCACATCAGCAGGAAAAGGATTGTTttctaaacttaaaaaaaaatagttttttcacAGGACAACTGTAATTATACTGAGATAAACGGCACCCAAGTGGACTCAGTTACTAAtcaagtgacttctgaaggcaaatggttGCAGTGGACTTTATTCAGGGGTAGATGAGTCAAAGACGATGGATCCAAATGTACAGAGTTTTCAGAAAGTTATTTGTAGGGAAAATAAATGCATCATTACTTCCATGTCACAACTGAGcagaactttgtgttggtcgatcacataaaatcctaataaaatacattaaacctTGCGGTTGTGGTATGACAAAAATTATAAGAAAGTTTTGGGATTCAAAGTTTACATCAGTGGTGCTCTTCTGAAATGACAGGAGAAAGAAAAATTTTTAACAAATTCTAAAAAAGGGGGAATGCATTTGTACTTGGCccactttactctgatgcccctgGTTAACCTCCCTTCAGAGGTCACcataagaataaataaatctatcTCTGTGTGCAAGGCGCTTTAGTAATTTAATTGTTGCATAAATTTGCTACTGGCTTCCATTAAAACCATAATCCGAACTGGAGTTACCGAACTAACATGAATCaacttttctgaaaataaatctgctCCCACAAGGATGACATGTACCTGTCCCACTGGCCGATGCAGGGACCACAAGCGTTAGCGAGAACGACTCCTCCAACATCACTCAGAATCTTGGCCTGAGACATGGATAACATCAACTTCAGAAGATAAGCACTATAATGTCCATCGTCTCATAAAAAGACAATGCTATGGTTTCTGGTTAAGCTGAACGTCTATCTTTGTCGGTGTGTCGGTGTGTGACTCACATATCCATCTCTTTCGATGGTGGCTCGGATTTGTTCTGAGCCTGGCGTAACCGTGAACTGGGCCTTGCACTTCATTCCTTTATCCAGAGCCTGCTTGGCCAGAGAGGCTGATCTGCCCATGTCTTCGTAGCTTGAGTTGGTGCAGCTGCCGATCAGACCTGTTTGTGGGTTTGTCAGAAAGAAACCAACACTTACAAACTTATAATCAGGAGAGTATCTACAAACAGTGCCAATTTAATTCTGTGCTTTAAATAATATCTTAAAGATTCTTGCATTCAAGGTGACTTTAGAATCCCGGCATTACAGCTGAGCTGAAATGTGATCTCATCACATCTGGTCAATAACACAGCGAGAAGGAACAAAGACTCAAGTGTCAAATTTCACTGAACAAAGCATTAACGATGAGTGTAAAGTAATACGGCGGTGCCACAAATACCCACCAACTTTAACCTCCAGGGGCCAGCCACTCTTCTTAGCTATGGCCCCGATCTCAGACACTGGGTGGGCTAAGTCAGGGGTGAACGGCCCGTTGATGTGAGGTTTCAGCTGGAAGGGAAACACAGAAGAAAAGTGATTCACAAATGAGACCTTTTAAGATAAGTTTTTTTATATGCATTAGTTTGCTTTTTTCATTGAGCAAAGAAAGCTCTTTAAGTCACCTCACTGAGGTTGATCTCGATGACTTGGTCATATTCACAGCCCTTATCAGGTACCAGGTCTTCTTTGAACTCATCAGCAACCGAGACGATTTCTGTAGAATAGAAAAAATGGAGGTAAGACAGCACACAAAGTCTGAAGGAACAGAGACAACAGTGAGACACCGACCTCCGCGGCCAGTTTTCTCCAGGTATGTCTTCATGCGGTGATTGTAGGGGAAAACTGATGTAGTGGCTCCAATTTCAGCACCCATGTTGCAGATAGTGGCCATTCCTGCAATGTATTATTTGACATGTTTTATTACAAACACACTGACAAATTGTCTAGTGAGTGATTCTGACAATTTCTAGCTGGGTAGTCTGGTTAGAAACTCAAAGCCCTTTTCTAATCGGAGACACACCATATCTAAGCGATACCGGGTCACACAGACAACACCACCATTCCGTGTGGACAAAGTAACTGAGGGAAGATGACGCGAAGTTAGCTGCTTTTGGAATCATTGATGTGGTGAAAATGAAGTCAGACGAAACATAACGATGtaaaaagcaatttaaaaaggaaactgtCCTGTTTGTGACGTTTAGAGATATGCCTGTGGGTCATTCAGACTGTGAGAGAGAGCGGGACTTTCAGCAGAAAACATGAAGGATAAACATAGTACAACAAAGGTGCTCCGTTTGATacttttgagctttcaacctcCATCCGTCATGGGAATGTTGGCAACCATTTACATATCTCAGAGTTGAGGTAAGGATCTTAATCCCCAAGCCACTCACAGATGTTTTAGAAATTCTAACCTAGCCAACTGTGTTAGTTGCAATAATAACAAAATGCcagaatgttttttaaattaattcttTTATAGTTTTTACAACTAAATTGAACTCAATGTATCAACAAATTAAAGatttacaaaaaccaaaaattgCAAAACGCTCACAAAAATCTGGTTGGTGCATCTCTATCATGTAAAATATAAAGTCTGTACCTGTTCTTCCATGTTGATCGttgtatataaaataaaatcaacatgtCCAGCACAAATTTCACTACACCTCAATCTTACCAGTGCAGGAAATGGAGTCAACTCCAGGTCCGTGATATTCCACAATTGCCCCTGTGCCGCCTTTCACAGTCAGAATGCCGGCAACCTTTAGGATGACATCCTTTGGGGAGGTCCAACCAGCCAGCGTTCCAGTCAGTCTCACTCCAATGACCTAAGGGAAAACGACACAGGCTGGAAAACACTTGTAAAACAAGCACATTTGTGGAGAGACATGGCTAAAGACAAAGTAAAAGTTAAATGAGATCTAGACGAATTAACAACAATGAGAGGAATACACACCTTGGGGCACTTGAGCTCCCATGGGATTCCAGCCATGACATCTACGGCATCAGCTCCACCCACTCCGATACAAATGCCGCCGAGGCCACCGCCGTTGGGAGTGTGGGAGTCGGTACCAATGAGCATCACCCCTGGATAGGCGTAATTCTCCAGGATGATCTGTTTACGCAACGGGTTCATAATCACTGAACTGCATCCAATCTCACAGCAGAAATGTGGAGTATTTAAtaaaagtcatttatttattagacctgctaaaaatttgttttaaaaaaaataagcttATTTGGTGAGTCAGTGATTTCAACTGCCTGATTTAATTTCTTCACAGAAAGCTTGGATTACAAAGTTCGTTCTTTTATTCCTTCAAgtcaaaaaaagtgttttaaaaaaaaataaaatctaattaacaaaacataaaaccactacAATTACATTACAAATACTGTACCTGATGGATGATCCCTGAGCCTGGTTTCCAGAAGCCAACCCCATATTTTGCTGCAGCAGTTGCAAGGAAGTTATAGACTTCCTCATTTAGTTCCTGTTTTCAGGGAATACAAGGAAACAGAGTGAGGATGTTATGAGCTTTATGCACATTTTCCAAACATTACTTGATCTGATGTTTGTCATGGGGTTATATGCAACTTATGTGTATTTCTAATGTACCAAAACAACTGCTGAAGAAGTCAAAAAGTGTCAGTATGGTTCAGATAGGGAATCTTCCTTCAGTCTCTCCTTACCTTAGCCCTCTGCAGGTCCTGAGTTCCTCCCATCTGAGCCTCAATCAGGTGATCGCAGTGGATAGTGGAGGGAACCGCCATCTTGGGCAGGCCACTGCTAATGAACTGCAGCATGGCCATCTGGGCCGTGGCGTCCTGCATGGCCACGCGGTCTGGATGCAATCGCAGGTAAGTGCGTCCGCGGTCAATCTCCTGCCCCACTGGATCATCCAGGTGGCCATACACAATCTTCTCAGACAAAGTTAGAGGCCTGCTCAGCCTACAGTGAAGGATTGTACgaaaatatttaagacaaatttCAATGTGTGCTTggcgtttgttttttttaagcaaaagGTCAACAAATCAGTCAAAATAAGCTCCAATTACAGtgctctgcaaaagtattcataccacttaaacattttcaccttTAATCTGAGTTCAATCACAAACTTTGATGGATTTTATTGACCTCCATTTCAGCTGCAAGATTTTTGAGGATGTTAATGCCACATATTCTGGATAGGaccaaagtctggactttaactgggccatttaaacacatgaatatgctttgatgtagATTATTCAACTGCAtctctggctgtttgtttagggCAGATGTCCTGCTGCAGAGGGGTGGTGGTGCCCATCTTCAacggcaagaggcagggtatacACTCATACCTAGAGGACAttttagagagatcaattaacctaaacAGTCAAGTTTTTGGAACCCGGAGAGAACCAAtgtatgcacagggagaacatacaaactccatgcagcccccaggccaggatttgaacccaggaccttctttattaaaaggtaacagtgctaccaccTGCACCATCGTGCAGCACTATTtactattaatgttttattacttATTTAGATAGAAAATAGACTTTTAATTTGAAACTGTATTGtgatcattttttaaaaacttcattagaaagttaaaaaatattgtGATTTTTTCATACATATTGCCCTGCTTCAAATTAAAAGGACACATAGTATGAATGCATGCCAGGAATTTCAAATTCTACtactaaaatattttcaaaacaaaaataattttaacttcCACTCTATAATTTtgctgtactttgtgttgggctataaaatacacagaacagttcaaggggtatgaatacatcTGCAAGGCACTTTACACAAGCAATGACAGCTGCTGACCTCCTGCGTACGATGTTGATGTTCTCGTGCATCTTCTCATAACCAATGCTGGAACCTGGCTCAAAGCGGCTCATGGCCACCTTGGCCTTGGAGctgaagacagcagagacatgAAACCGTTTTGCCCCAGTTCCGAGAGCTAGCTGGACCAGGAGAGGCAGCAGATTACAAAGGGCAacaaaaccataagaaagacTTTATTGTAGCGTTTAGCAAAGTGTTGGTAAGAAAAGAATTTTTATTGTACAAGACAGGGAATAATCCACTTAAGCAAGTGATGATGGGTAAAGTACAGTCAGCTGCACAAGCAAAATGCTTCATCTAATCCAGTCAGATTGTCACAATAATATCATAGCTGTGGTTTAATGCTAGAATGGAACAGAGCAACGGAGTTACCTGaaatttcaacatttatttgtttatttatttaataggtAAAAGTGCATCATCATAAGCATCAAAACAAGCAATTACACTTTAGGACTACATACCCTACTCACAGTAAGTTAGGGATATGTGGCTATCGAGTGAAATTTATAGAAAATACGTAAAGAAAATTCACGCTAAAGTGATATATCATGAAAGTACAGTATTTAAGTAGAATACATACAATGATTTCGTCATCTGAAACAACttattgaaacaaaaagagaacaacagtggtgggtataccaaaaaaaaagtcagcgTCTCAGTAATGCATTGCAGCTTGACATCAACGTCTCATGCTGTTGGcttattgtctgctgaggcatggCATCCCACTCTTCCTGAAGGGCAGCTttcaggtcattgaggttctgaGGTACAGAATTACGAGCCTCTAGACAGCGACTCAGCTGATCCCGTAGGTTTTCTATGGGATTCAGTTCTGGAGAAAGAAGAGTCCATTCCATTCGAGGTACCCCAGCCTCCAACAGTCGTTCCCTAATGATGTGACCTCGATGAGCTTAGTTGTTCGTTTGTGCTCCATTTTTACCATTGATACTCAGCAGAAAGTCACTGCGCTAGAGAAAACGGGGTGAAGGTTCTTACAGCTCAGATTGCAGCAGATTGGCCTCACCCACTCACTGAACTATGGGTAATTTGATAACTCTGACTGGATTAAACATGTTCACAACCTAGTAGCCAAGTACTTTCAAAGAGTGCATCTGAAATACCGCACATCTTTGACCTGCACACATTCCCTCTACATAATAACAGTTATTTTAAGGGACGGTCATGTGCTGGCAAGGAATAGCGGACGGCAGAAGAAATACAGGAGTAAAAGTAAGAGCAGTGGGGATGCTGACGTCTGCAAAGTAACGATTCAATCTCGCCACATCGAGGCACACTGACAGTACTCAGTTCAGAAACTATCACAGGTCTTAAAGGAAACTGTAGGGTAGCACCACAACCAATAGGCTTTCATTAGACTAAGATACCACCGCTTATATGACTGGATCTGATGTGACTATAACTGGACTGTACTGGAACCAACTGGGTTGATTTGAATTTGATTTGAACAGaatctgttaaaaacaaacacagacaagaaaacaaaagaaagtaaaacagaaagaaagaataggtttgaacattttatttaccttttatgATCTGCATTTTGAAAGATTTCTATTTAGAATTTTATaagagttaaaataaaaaataaatcaaacttgtcactgataaaaacaacagtggctctcaaaagtGTATACGCCCCTATTCAAATGCAGACTATCCTTTGTGAGGTTAAAATAATGACTTAAGGTAAAGACAAAATTCATAAGAGGAAATAGTACGAAAAATTAAAAGcagcaatggattttattgtgCAGCACTGGATGTGTAGCACTTTATCTGTGGAAATGCTAGATAAATTCAATTTTCTGACTTAAACTTAAGTCCCAGATGATTCATACtcttggcagatttaggttataCCCAGAAGTATGtatctgataggaaatgagacaggcatctaTTAAAAAGACAACAATGTAAAAGGGGTATTAGTTTTGAAaagttaaattgtttttatttacgttttataataaaaatgtcatgtCAGATTATTTAGACCCTTCTCAAcaatcaatgaaaaaaaaaaaactgttttataatgCTGGTCAGCTTTTTGCAA is a genomic window of Girardinichthys multiradiatus isolate DD_20200921_A chromosome X, DD_fGirMul_XY1, whole genome shotgun sequence containing:
- the LOC124862953 gene encoding aconitate hydratase, mitochondrial-like; its protein translation is MASYCMTVARLQLALGTGAKRFHVSAVFSSKAKVAMSRFEPGSSIGYEKMHENINIVRRRLSRPLTLSEKIVYGHLDDPVGQEIDRGRTYLRLHPDRVAMQDATAQMAMLQFISSGLPKMAVPSTIHCDHLIEAQMGGTQDLQRAKELNEEVYNFLATAAAKYGVGFWKPGSGIIHQIILENYAYPGVMLIGTDSHTPNGGGLGGICIGVGGADAVDVMAGIPWELKCPKVIGVRLTGTLAGWTSPKDVILKVAGILTVKGGTGAIVEYHGPGVDSISCTGMATICNMGAEIGATTSVFPYNHRMKTYLEKTGRGEIVSVADEFKEDLVPDKGCEYDQVIEINLSELKPHINGPFTPDLAHPVSEIGAIAKKSGWPLEVKVGLIGSCTNSSYEDMGRSASLAKQALDKGMKCKAQFTVTPGSEQIRATIERDGYAKILSDVGGVVLANACGPCIGQWDRRDVKKGEKNTIVTSFNRNFTARNDANPATHAFVTSPEIVTALALAGTLSFNPETDYLTAPSGEKFKLQPPSGDELPSRDFDPGQDTYQHPPAESGSVKVDVNPSSNRLELLTPFDKWNGKDLENMRVLIKVKGKCTTDHISAAGPWLKFRGHLDNISNNLLIGAVNIENDAVNKVKNQLIGEYGGVPDVARFYKANGVNWVVVGDENYGEGSSREHAALEPRHLGGRAIIVKNFARIHETNLKKQGLLPLTFADPSDYDKIRPDDKISIIGLKSFAPGKPLTAVIKHCDGSEEYISLNHTFNETQIEWFKAGSALNRMKELQ